The genomic interval ACCTCAAATGAGCAAATGGATAACAAATGTCAGTTTGTTATCTACATTCAGTTTGTTAGCTACATTCATTCTATGTCAACTCTCTTCCTCAACAGGCCAACATGTCGTTTGCTAGTCTACCCAGGTCAAAGAAGGCGGCCCTGACAACATTGGGTGTGTTGACAACTGGAGGGGCCGGACTGGCTCTGATGCTGCAGCAGTCGGTTAAGGCTTCAGACCTGGAGCTTCATCCCCCCAACTACCCCTGGACCCACAGCGGCATGCTGTCAGCCCTCGACCACGCCAGGTATTAGCTAACTCCTAACCATGAAGGCCATACAATTACTTTAACATATCTCGTGTAATTGCATGTTACATCATATGATATCACCAAGGCTTTTTCCAGTGCTAGCAATAGGAAATTAGATTTGAGACATTTAGAATTTTAAGGAAATATAATTTTTCTCAAGGAATCTTATTACATGCTAGATCATATTTACCTGAAAAGGAGGACTGGATGTAATGTCTGTTTTTCTTTATATTGCAGCATTCGCCGTGGATATCAGGTGTACAAGCAAGTGTGTTCAGCGTGTCACAGCATGGAGTACCTGGCCTTCCGTAACTTGGTCGGCGTGTCGCACACAGAGGCCGAAGTGAAGGTTTTGGCTGAGGAGGTAAGGGTTTGTCCTTGGCCATTAGattaattaacttcttatggctgcattcccgttaacgggatgatatgacaacagccagtgaaagtgcagggcgccaaattcaaacagaaatctcataattaatatTGTTCAAACATACATgcatcttataccattttaaaggtaatcatgttgttaatcccaccaaggTGTCCGATTTCatataggctttacagcgaaagcaccacaaacgattatgttaggtcaccgtaaaatcacagaaaaacacagctattttttcacccaaagacaggagtcacaaaaagcagaagagataaaatgaatcactaacctttgatgatcttcatcagatgacactcataggacttcatgttacacaatacatatatgttttgttcgattaagttcatatttatatccaaaaacctcgccatgttcagaaatgcctccagaatatccggagaaattgcagagagccacttcaaataacagaaatactcatcataaactttgatgaaagatacatgttttacatagaattaaagatacacttgttcttaatgcaactgctgtgtcagatttcaaaatctttacggcaaaagcttaatattcaatcatctgagaacagcgttcagccacaaaaggatgccatacagttacccgccaaattgtgcagtcaacaaaactcataaaaagcattataaatcttcacttacctttgctgattttcgtcggaatgcactcccaggactccctcttccacaagaaatgtttgttttgttcggtaatgtccatcatttatgtccaagtagctacttttgttagcgcgtttagtacacatatccaaacactcgtgcaggtccagccgaatgtcggacgaaaacttcaaaaagttatattacaggtcgaataaacttgtcaaactaagtatagaatcaatctttagggtgttgttatcataaatattcaacgttccaaccagagaattcctttgtgtctatagaagtaatggaacgtgaccaggacctggctctctgccagaccactgactaattcccctctcattcagtcccacatcacagtagaagcttcattcaaggttctacagactgttgacatctagtggaagccgtaggaagtgcaaacagatccatatcctactgtgttttcaataggctttgagttgaaaatcgaccaacctcaggtttcttcccaggtttttgcctgccatatgagttctgttatactcacagacataattcaaacagttttagaaattcagagtgttttctatccaatactaataataatatgcatatattagcaactatgactgaggagcaggccgtttactctgggcacctctgtgcacctttcatccaagctactcaatactgcccctgcagccataagaagttaaacaaggTCATGGCCTTATAGATGACTGTCAGTCACTGGCTAGAACGTGTCCTTGGGCAACGTTTTAGGATCAGCTTTTCCAAATCCTAACTTTAACCATTATGAGTGAAAAATTCAAAGCTGACCTATCAGTTTCTAGGGACATCTTGGTCTTTCTCCATgtcactgactactgtctgttCTCTGCTCAGATTGAGGTGGTGGATGGCCCTGACGAGTCAGGAGAGATGTTCACCCGTCCAGGAAAGCTCTCAGACTACTTCCCCAAGCCATACCCAAACCCAGAAGCTGCCCGTGTGGCAAACGGGGGAGCCTTGCCCCCAGATCTCAGCTACATTGTCAATGCCAGGTACTGTGCTGCTCACTCCAGAGCAAcgttctccaaccttttctagcaggAGAGCACAAGCTACTATTTTTTTTGGTAGCTTTCTAATAGGCACGTTCTTCTCTCCTTCCCTGGgtccttagtgcactactttctctttGACACTGTTTTCTGTCAATATGCCTGGTAAAATAATAATCAGAATATGTTCTGTTTTTCACTCAATATTACAattgttcatagagaaacaacATTGGATGTTCTGAGTACatgtcaatgcttaaatcacatcagaCTTGGTTTCTTCCAGacctaaaaaaaaataaaaatatttgatTTGACTAATTCCCCTTAAATTGCGCATCTAGTGCGTGAGGAATGTGGCGGTCTAGTGGTGGTTCCGcactgctgctgctcatttcatggcaaagttTATAAATAATAGATACAAATGATATACTTCTGCCTGGTAAGCCTACGTTGCAGTTAACATTTGAATTTATAAGGTTTTTGGTAAAGTATCTGTCAACCTACAAGATGGTTATCACATCAACTCGCTACACACGGAGTGATAGACAAATGTACTCACCACACAGGCgggcaatattgctggaaattaattgTCAGATAGTGTTAggtttggctttttaagccaatagtggctaaccagCGTTGGGATAATGTCAATGGTACATTGATTAGATGGGAGCTTGCGGTGTCTGATACTTATACgatttgtttatgacagtttgcagtggaaaatgtatgtattttcagaattgtttggcgagctactcataggtgAGCTGCGAGTTACCGGTAACTTACGATTGACCTGTTGGAGACCCGTGCTCCAGAGTATCTGGTGATTTGGGAATATCGACAGTAAACGAAACGTTAGATTCAAGGTAGAATATATTGTAACCTTTTCTTCACCAAAAATGTTTTTAAGTGTCTATAAAGCAGGATAATACTTTTGTAAATCCACAACAAGACACTCCACTGCTATTACCATGATATTATACCTTAGCTTGCAAGTGCTATGTCCTAAGTTGTTTTTCTCCATTGTTCCAGACATGGAGGTGAAGACTATGTGTTCTCCCTGCTGACAGGCTACTGTGAGCCCCCTGCTGGAGTGGAGGTGAGAGAGGGCCTCTACTACAACCCCTACTTCCCTGGCCAGGCCATCGGCATGGCTCCCCCCATCTACAATGAAGTCCTGGAGTTTGAGGACGGTCAGTAGGATTCCCTCTGCTAGGGATCACTAACTTGAAATAATATAATGATAAATCAATTCAGAAAGTGCTTCTTTTTTTTGCATCGCTCGCACGACTCCATTTTGACCCTTGACATGCCAGACTAAATATCTAGGTTCTGGTTATAGATTAATAGACTAagggctccagagtggcgcagcggtctaaggcactagttcgattccaggctgtatcacaaccgaccgtgattgggaatcctatagggcagcgcacaattggcccagtgtcgtccaggttaggccgacattgtaaataagaatttgttctgaacttacttgcctagttaaataaaatgaatCGATATTGGatatatacagaacaaaaataaacgcaaattcaaagattttactgatttacacttcatataaggaaatcagtcaatttaaataaattcattaggccctaatctatggatttcaaatgattGGAAATACAGATATCCATCTATTGGTAAAAGATGGCATTTTTTTTAAAAGTAGGGGCATGGTTTAGTATCTGGGTtgtccaccatttgcctcatgcagcgtgacatctTATTCGCATAGAGTTTATCAGGCTgatgattgtggcctgtgaaatgttgtcccactcttcaatggctgtgcgaaatttctggatattggcgggaactggaacacgctgtcgtacaccagagtatcccaaacatggtcaatgggtgacatgtctggtgagtatgcaggccattgaagaactgggacattttagcttccaggaattgtgtacaagtccttgcgacatggggccgtgcattatcatgctgaaaaatTAGGTGATTGAGgtagatgaatggcacaacaatgggcctcaggatcttgacaagatatctctgtgcattcaaattgccatcaataaaatgcaattgtgttcattgtctgtagcttatgcctgccgcTACTATGACCCCACCGCCAAggccactctgttcacaactttgacatcagcaaaccactcgcccacacaacgccatacatgtggtctgcggttgtgaagccagttggacgtactaccaaattctctaaaacgacgttggaggcaagcatatggtagagaaattaacattacattctctggcaacagctctggtggacattccatcagtcagcatgccaattgtacgctccctcaacttgagacaactggcattgtgttgtgacaaaccTGCAAATTTTttgtggccttttattatccccagcacaaggtgcaatgatcatactgtttaatcagcttcataATATGCCacttctgtcaggtggatggattggcaaaggagaaatgctcactaactgggatgtaaacaaatttgtgtgcaGAATTTGATACCTTTTTGTgcgtattagaggtcgaccgattatgatttttcaacaccgataccgattatttgtaataatgacaattacaacaatactgaatgaacaatgaacactgctgctgcctaccaccgccccgtcagactgctctatcaaatcatagacttaattataatataataacacactgaaatacgagccttaggtcattaatatggtcaaatccggaaactataatttcgaaaacaaaacgtttattctttcagtgaaatacggaaccgttccgtattttatctaactggtggcatccataagtctaaattttgctgttacattgcacaaccttcaatgttatgtcataattatgtaaaattctggcaaattagttcgcaacgagccaggcggcccaaactgttgcatataccctgactctgcatgcaatgaacgcaagagaagtgacacaatttccctagttaatattgcctgataacatgaatttcttttaactaaatatgcaggtttaaaaaaaatagacttttgtgtattgattttaagaaaagcattgatgtgtatggttaggtacattcgtgcaacgattgtacttttttcgcaaatgcacttttgttaaatcGTCCCTCATTTGgagaagttggctgtctttgttaggaagaaatggtcttcaaaCAGTTCGCAACACGCcatgcggcccaaactgctgtATATACCCTgactgttgcacagaacgcaagagaagtgacacaatttccctagttaaaagaaatttatgttcgcaggcaatattaactaaatatgcaggtttaaaaatatatacttgtgtattgattttaagaaaggcgttgatgtttatggttaggtacacattggtgcaacgacagtgcttttttcgcgaatgcgcttgttaaatcacacgtttggtgaagtaggctgtgattcaatgataaattaacaggcaccgcatcgattatatgcaacgcaggacaagctagataaactagtaatatcatcaaccatgtgtagttaactagtgattatgttaagattgttttttataagatacgtttaatgctagctagcaccttaccttggctccttgctgcactcgcataacaggtagtcagcctgccacgcagtctcatcgtggagtgcaatgtaatcagccataatcggtgtccaaaaatgctgattactgATTGTTATAAAAACTTGAAATtgtccctaattaatcggccattccgattaatcggtcgacctctagtgcgtATGGAACAAttcttggatcttttatttcgGCTCATGAaacacatgttgcatttatatttttgttcagtgtagtctACATCTTGCATTTTTGTCAttaagcagacgctcttatccagagcaacttagtcAGTGCGTTCAACTAAAGTAGAGAAGACGATCACATCACAGTCATTGCAAGTAAAACCTTCCATTTTCATGTGTTGACAGGAACCCCAGCCACCATGAGCCAGGTGGCCAAGGACGTGTGCACCTTCCTCCGGTGGGCGGCCGAGCCTGAGCACGACCAGCGCAAACGCATGGGCCTGAAGGTAAGCTGGCAGGGAGGCGCTAGCCACTGCCGTAATGGAAATAGTTGTAATCAGAAATGTATTTGCAACCTAGGGTGTATTCAATAGTGCAaacttgtttttttttatagtttttttttttatatataaattttccccttttctccccaatttcgtggtatccaattgttagtaattactatcttgtctcatcgctacaactcccgtacgggctcgggaaagacgaaggtcgaaagccatgcgtcctctgaaacacaacccaaccaagccgcactgcttcttaacacagcgcgcctccaacccggaagccagccgcaccaatgtgccgcaccaacaccgtgcacctggctcccttggttagcgcgcactgcgcccggcccgccacaggcgtcggtggtgcgcgatgagacaaggatatccctaccggccaaaccctccctaacccggacgacgctaggccaattgtgcgtcgccccacggactgTTTTTCAATAGAACATGTTTaacaatggagaaaaaaaaatgtggggggggggggtacaaatGCAGGTAGTCCCTCTATTTTGGATTTTCTTTGGTTGGTTTCTAGTGAATACATCCCTGATTTAGGACATTCCTTTCCATTGTTTGACACAATACCTTTGTAGTCTTAAAAATTGGTAGGTCTATGTGGGGCA from Salvelinus alpinus chromosome 2, SLU_Salpinus.1, whole genome shotgun sequence carries:
- the cyc1 gene encoding cytochrome c1, heme protein, mitochondrial → MAALRVVVLSGTGRAFLCTPKMIKAPRANMSFASLPRSKKAALTTLGVLTTGGAGLALMLQQSVKASDLELHPPNYPWTHSGMLSALDHASIRRGYQVYKQVCSACHSMEYLAFRNLVGVSHTEAEVKVLAEEIEVVDGPDESGEMFTRPGKLSDYFPKPYPNPEAARVANGGALPPDLSYIVNARHGGEDYVFSLLTGYCEPPAGVEVREGLYYNPYFPGQAIGMAPPIYNEVLEFEDGTPATMSQVAKDVCTFLRWAAEPEHDQRKRMGLKLLMGSAILIPLVYYMKRHRWSVLKSRKIAYRPPK